In Corylus avellana chromosome ca2, CavTom2PMs-1.0, the following proteins share a genomic window:
- the LOC132171263 gene encoding pentatricopeptide repeat-containing protein At4g21705, mitochondrial, with product MDRKLFTKTIIRNAIASRLYYTSRTKRPSLYSRISPLGDPGTSVVPELDDWLQNGNKVGVAELRRIVKDLRKRKRFTQALEVSEWMNKKGICIFSPIEHAVQLDLIGRVQGFLSAESYFNNLKDQDKTEKTYGALLNCYVRQCQTEKSLSHMQKMKEMGFASSALNYNDMMCLYTNVGQHEKVPDVLTEMKENNVSPDNFSYRICINSYGVRSDLKGMERILKEMECQPHIVMDWNTYSVVANFYIKAGLPHKAIDALKKLEEKLDEKDGLAYNHLISLYAKLGKKDEVLRLWGLEKSACNRCINRDFIGMLESLVRLGELEEAEKVMKEWESSGNCYDFRVPNTVIVGYSEKGLHEKAEAMLGDLMEKGKATTPNSWSIVAAGYLHKGEMEKALECLKVAFSLHVEDKGWKPNPKVIKRILSWLGDKGNVGDAEAFVSTLRTVIPLNRQMYHALIKAHIRGGKEVHELLHRMKIDDIDEDIETEKILGMKQT from the exons ATGGATCGAAAGCTCTTCACGAAAACCATAATCCGTAATGCGATTGCTAGTAGATTGTACTACACGAGTAGGACCAAAAGGCCGAGCCTGTACTCGCGAATCAGTCCGTTGGGCGACCCCGGCACAAGCGTGGTACCGGAGCTCGATGATTGGCTCCAGAATGGAAATAAGGTCGGTGTCGCCGAGCTTCGTCGCATTGTTAAAGATCTTCGCAAGCGCAAGAGGTTCACTCAGGCCCTAGAG GTTTCTGAGTGGATGAATAAAAAGGGTATATGTATATTTTCACCTATTGAACATGCGGTGCAGTTGGATCTCATTGGCAGGGTTCAAGGATTTCTTTCTGCAGAGAGTTATTTCAATAACTTGAAGGACCAAGATAAGACTGAGAAGACGTATGGTGCTCTCCTGAATTGCTATGTTCGACAGTGCCAAACTGAGAAGTCCCTCTCACATATGCAGAAAATGAAGGAGATGGGTTTTGCTTCATCAGCTCTCAATTACAATGACATGATGTGTCTATACACAAATGTTGGCCAGCATGAGAAGGTTCCTGATGTACTAACTGAGATGAAGGAGAATAATGTTTCCCCTGACAACTTCAGCTACAGAATATGTATCAATTCATATGGTGTGAGATCTGATCTTAAGGGAATGGAAAGAATTTTAAAAGAGATGGAGTGCCAACCTCATATTGTCATGGATTGGAACACATATTCAGTTGTCGCCAATTTCTACATAAAAGCTGGCCTACCCCATAAGGCGATTGACGCTCTGAAGAAATTGGAAGAGAAGCTAGATGAGAAAGATGGACTTGCCTACAACCATCTCATTTCACTTTATGCAAAGCTAGGGAAGAAGGACGAGGTCTTGAGATTATGGGGTCTGGAGAAGAGTGCTTGTAACAGATGCATAAACAGGGATTTTATCGGAATGCTGGAGTCTCTGGTGAGGCTTGGTGAGCTTGAAGAAGCTGAGAAAGTAATGAAGGAGTGGGAATCATCTGGGAACTGTTATGATTTTCGAGTCCCAAATACTGTCATTGTTGGGTATTCTGAAAAGGGTTTACATGAGAAAGCAGAAGCAATGCTTGGAGACTTGATGGAGAAAGGAAAGGCTACCACTCCTAACAGTTGGAGCATAGTGGCAGCTGGATACCTGCATAAGGGTGAGATGGAGAAAGCTCTGGAATGTTTGAAAGTAGCCTTCTCTCTACATGTTGAGGATAAAGGATGGAAGCCCAACCCTAAGGTGATTAAACGCATACTGTCTTGGCTTGGTGATAAAGGCAATGTTGGAGATGCAGAAGCTTTTGTGAGCACGCTGAGGACTGTCATCCCATTGAATAGGCAGATGTATCATGCTTTGATCAAGGCACATATAAGAGGTGGAAAGGAAGTGCATGAACTTTTGCATCGCATGAAAATTGATGACATAGATGAAGACATTGAGACAGAGAAAATTCTTGGCATGAAGCAGACCTGA
- the LOC132169114 gene encoding monothiol glutaredoxin-S17 → MGGSVKDVQSKAELDSLLGSGAPVILHFWASWCEASKHMDQVFSHLSTDFPHAHFLRVEAEEQPEISEAYSISAVPYFVLFKDGKAVDTLEGADPSSLANKVAKVAGSVNPGEPAAPASLGMAAGPTILETVQEFAKENGSSKVENQVKPGLGDALKKRLQQLIDSHPIMLFMKGNPGEPKCGFSQKVVEILNKEKVKFGSFDILADSEVREGLKKFSNWPTYPQIYCKGDLLGGCDIVIAMHESGELQEIFRDHGIDTNASNEIKVSEPGTGKGGISESSGLSSTLTSRIESLINSSPVVLFMKGKPDEPKCGFSRKVVEILGQEKVVFESFDILSDEDVRQGLKVYSNWSSYPQLYIKGELVGGSDIVLEMQKSGELKKMLAEKGVVQEETLEDRLQKLISSSAVMVFIKGTPDAPRCGFSSKVVNALREEGVNFGSFDILGDEEVRQGLKTFSNWPTFPQLYYKGELVGGCDIVLELRSNGELKSTLSE, encoded by the exons ATGGGTGGGTCAGTGAAGGATGTGCAATCAAAGGCGGAGCTGGATAGCTTGCTGGGGAGTGGCGCACCGGTGATCCTACACTTTTGGGCCTCGTGGTGCGAGGCTTCCAAGCACATGGACCAGGTCTTCTCCCACCTCTCCACCGATTTCCCGCACGCCCACTTCCTCCGG GTTGAAGCTGAAGAGCAACCAGAGATATCCGAGGCTTATTCGATATCTGCGGTGCCTTACTTCGTTCTCTTCAAG GATGGTAAGGCTGTTGATACATTGGAGGGTGCAGATCCATCTAGTTTGGCCAATAAGGTTGCTAAAGTTGCTGGTTCAGTTAACCCTGGGGAACCTGCTGCTCCTGCCAGCCTTGGGATGGCTGCAGGACCTACCATTCTTGAAACAGTCCAAGAGTTCGCTAAAGAAAATGGCTCTTCCAAAGTGGAAAACCAAGTGAAACCTGGCCTTGGTGATGCACTGAAAAAGCGTCTGCAGCAGCTCATTGACTCTCACCCAATTATGCTATTCATGAAAGGAAACCCTGGAGAGCCAAAGTGTGGGTTTAGCCAAAAAGTTGTTGAAATTTTGAACAAGGAAAAAGTTAAATTTGGAAGCTTTGATATCCTAGCTGACAGTGAGGTTCGTGAAGGGTTGAAAAAGTTTTCTAACTGGCCAACCTATCCACAGATCTATTGCAAAGGAGATCTTCTTGGTGGGTGCGATATAGTTATTGCAATGCACGAGAGTGGTGAATTACAAGAAATTTTCAGGGATCATGGGATTGACACAAATGCTTCTAATGAGATAAAAGTGAGTGAACCTGGAACTGGAAAGGGTGGCATCTCTGAATCTTCTGGTCTAAGTTCTACCTTGACCTCTCGAATTGAAAGCCTGATCAATTCAAGCCCAGTTGTGCTGTTTATGAAGGGAAAACCAGATGAACCTAAGTGTGGTTTCAGCCGTAAGGTAGTTGAAATCCTTGGACAAGAAAAGGTGGTTTTTGAGAGTTTTGATATCCTTTCTGATGAAGATGTCCGTCAAGGGCTCAAAGTTTATTCGAACTGGTCTAGTTACCCCCAACTATATATTAAGGGTGAACTTGTTGGCGGATCAGACATTGTATTGGAAATGCAGAAAAGTGGGGAACTGAAGAAGATGTTAGCTGAGAAAGGTGTTGTTCAGGAGGAGACTCTTGAAGATCGATTGCAGAAGTTGATCAGTTCTTCAGCAGTGATGGTCTTCATAAAGGGTACCCCAGATGCTCCCAGATGTGGTTTCAGTTCCAAAGTTGTAAATGCCCTACGCGAGGAGGGTGTAAATTTTGGGTCCTTTGATATATTAGGTGATGAGGAAGTGAGGCAGGGGCTAAAGACCTTCTCAAACTGGCCTACTTTTCCTCAGCTTTACTACAAAGGTGAGCTAGTAGGAGGCTGTGACATAGTACTGGAGCTGCGAAGCAATGGAGAGCTGAAATCTACTCTATCTGAGTAG
- the LOC132169113 gene encoding putative nuclear RNA export factor SDE5, translating to MEASGSNVPKCDEEEKALKGLLDAFSTTFSLDEIASAYCKAGRNADLAAEVLFDMQGSTPTSATYASNGEAKGEESLESSSGNFSEKLGQASGNSRASKPKSRSVSGGTVSSILGEDYIRSTPSANGSCKVSKPISKVWRVASRSELSEVEVKSGSPKDARMHQDMEDLAAEDLFDMQGSNSTSVTCVSNGEAKGEESLESSCGNFSEKLGQASGNSRASKPKSSVSGGSVSSILGKDYIRSIPSANGPCNVSKPIRKVWRVVQMSELSEVEAKSGAPKDEPMRQDMADLLFRMLGDGFKLDRDLILQVLDYCGYDMQECMDKLLDLSGVTLDKRNNFVGESTEKFTDMGSKVEVLSHERKLQYINHPGSNGHGVEPFVELKEKNDLQKEVLVALFNAPESRNEFPRRTKAVKRRAALEQVVDETSMDFNIDQNETVMYLQKDNEDDEDEGDGYQVLRRAWKEYRGTMKEYIQAAVDAISKRDHVRAEKLLQQAYFFGKKAREADEESNRINLESRNVEAEDEMLLDLHDLGAKEAVRLLKCHLSSLWGIPSLKHLKVIIETNDEDITKGSRRKLVVKLLEKESIKWTEEGNAGTILIRMDNINKKRLSFVKK from the exons ATGGAAGCGTCTGGCTCAAATGTACCAAAGTGTGACGAAGAAGAGAAAGCATTGAAGGGTTTGCTCGATGCATTTAGTACTACATTTTCTCTTGATGAAATAGCTTCTGCTTATTGCAAGGCAGGCCGTAATGCAGATTTGGCTGCTGAGGTTCTGTTTGACATGCAGGGTAGTACCCCTACATCTGCTACTTATGCGTCTAATGGTGAGGCAAAGGGTGAAGAATCTTTGGAATCTTCCTCTGGTAACTTTTCTGAGAAGTTGGGTCAAGCAAGTGGAAACTCTAGAGCTTCAAAGCCAAAGAGCCGATCAGTTTCCGGAGGTACTGTTTCAAGCATTCTTGGGGAAGATTATATCAGGTCCACCCCATCAGCAAATGGGTCTTGTAAGGTGAGCAAACCAATCAGTAAGGTCTGGAGAGTGGCATCGAGGTCTGAGCTTTCGGAAGTTGAAGTTAAGTCAGGTTCTCCAAAGGATGCTCGAATGCACCAGGACATGGAAGATTTGGCTGCTGAGGATCTGTTTGACATGCAGGGTAGTAACTCTACATCTGTTACTTGTGTGTCTAATGGTGAGGCAAAGGGTGAAGAATCTTTGGAATCTTCCTGTGGTAACTTTTCTGAGAAGTTGGGTCAAGCAAGTGGAAATTCTAGAGCTTCAAAGCCAAAAAGTTCAGTTTCCGGAGGTAGTGTTTCAAGCATTCTTGGTAAAGATTATATCAGGTCCATCCCATCAGCAAATGGGCCTTGTAATGTGAGCAAACCAATCAGAAAGGTCTGGAGAGTGGTACAGATGTCTGAGCTTTCGGAAGTTGAAGCTAAGTCAGGTGCTCCGAAGGATGAACCAATGCGCCAGGACATGGCAGATCTTCTTTTCAGAATGCTTGGAGATGGGTTCAAGCTGGATAGGGATTTGATTCTACAAGTTCTTG ATTATTGTGGATATGATATGCAAGAG TGCATGGATAAACTACTTGATTTATCAGGGGTGACTTTAGACAAAAGGAACAATTTTGTTGGTGAATCTACCGAAAAG TTTACAGATATGGGTTCAAAAGTTGAAGTACTTTCACATGAAAGAAAGCTGCAATACATAAATCATCCTGGAAG CAATGGACATGGTGTAGAGCCATTTGTAGaactcaaagagaaaaatgatcTCCAGAAGGAAGTTTTGGTTGCCTTATTTAATGCTCCTGAGAGTCGTAATGAGTTTCCTAGAAGAACAAAGGCGGTGAAGAGACGTGCAGCACTTGAGCAAGTGGTGGATGAAACTTCAATGGACTTTAACATAGATCAAAATGAAACTGTGATGTACTTACAGAAAGATAATGAGGATG ATGAGGATGAAGGGGATGGTTATCAGGTTCTTCGTAGAGCTTGGAAGGAGTATCGGGGCACCATGAAAGAATATATTCAAGCT GCTGTTGATGCAATTTCTAAGAGGGATCACGTACGAGCAGAAAAACTTCTACAACAG gcatatttttttggcaaaaaggCTCGTGAAGCAGATGAAGAATCCAATAGAATAAATTTAGAATCTAG AAATGTGGAGGCAGAAGATGAAATGCTGCTCGACTTGCATGACCTTGGTGCCAAGGAGGCGGTGCGTCTTCTGAAATGTCATCTTTCTTCACTCTGGGGAATCCCGT CACTCAAGCACCTTAAGGTCATCATTGAGACAAATGATGAAGATATTACCAAAGGATCTCGTAGAAAACTG GTTGTTAAGCTATTGGAGAAGGAATCCATTAAATGGACTGAAGAAGGAAATGCTGGAACAATACTAATCCGCATGGACAATATCAACAAAAAACGTTTGagttttgtcaaaaaataa